The Drosophila innubila isolate TH190305 chromosome 2R unlocalized genomic scaffold, UK_Dinn_1.0 1_C_2R, whole genome shotgun sequence DNA window TTAGTCTtttgaaatctttaaatatatgtttatggAGTGTATTCCCCCGAATTATGCCTATTTGGAAAGGGAATCTTAACTCCTCTTACGCTTACTTAACTTATATAGGGTATTCGgttgtcgtttttttttaaattaattatattcccTATGAGATTATAGGGCGTCTCTTAACTGGCATAGGAACGACGCACGGGAACCGGCGGTGGAATTTTGGATTTGCGTTGTGTTGGAAGCTTTTGCGGCGTCTGCGTCTGCGGCGACGGTGACGatggcgacgacgacgaagagGCTGACGATGATGAAGTTGATGAAGTTGATGTGTGGATGCAGGTTGGAATTCTGGTCGGCGGCGCTTTATGACAGCTCTTTGGCAGCTCCGACTTCGTtgttgactttgactttggctttgtttCCTGCAAGaagttttatacaaattaataaaatgtccCACATAAATATTCAAGTCTGTAGATTTTCAGAATTTCGAAACCAAAgtatctcgactatagcctttccgactagtttaaTTTGTAATGTATTTTCCTTGTATTAGCTTACCTTCTTTGGTGAAACAAGCTGTGTCACCTGCACCGTTACCGGTACTGTCACCGGTACCGTCACGGGTACCGTCACCGGTGACGTTACACGCTTCCAGCCGTTGCTTCGGCGCCAGGAGGtcgcaggagcaggagcaggaggcgCATGACGCTGCAACAGGCGCTCCTTGAGCTTGGAGACAGCTGCTGGAGTTGGCGGCGTTTCCTTCGCCATCTTGGCCATCAGAGAGCAACTGATGCTGTCGCTGCGCACCACGCTGGACTCGAGCTCACGGCGCTGATTGTGACGCAAAATGCAGCTGGGCTCCTGATCCTCCAGCACCGACTTTGACTTGACCAACACATGGGGAGGACGACGCAGTTCCGTTTTGATAATTTGTGCAATGCATTGTTGCTCATTGATAGGAGCAGAAGCAGCTTGGATGAGAGGTACATCCTCAATTTCAATATCGCTGACCCGACGTCGGCATTCATCAATTACAGCATAGTCATGCTCCTCCTCTTCCCCttcctccttctcctgctcctgctccggATGTTGTGGTTGTAGTTGTGGTGGATGTGTGACTGAGTGCTCCTCACTTTCGCTGGAGGAGCAACTGGTCAGCTGTGCTCGACCCGCCTCACTGGGCGTGGGACTCAAGCGTGCTTTTGTCTGGCTCTCAGACATGCTAGAATCCTGTCCATCCTCATcttcctcgtcctcgtcctcatcttcatcctcatcctcgtcATCGGTCTCGCCCTCGAGATACGAGAAGAGGCTGCGAGAGGAGTTGGAGCGTATGTTGACCAACTTGTAAAAATCGTTGGTAAAGTCTGTGCAGGCCACTTCCTCATCCTCCGAGTACACAATCtgcaataatacaaatatggCAATATTTAtggtaatattaataatttataaaaatgtataaaataaatttatgcttaaaattttactcttattttaaattgttttgaatgcaattttccaattaatgctttatttttttccatcctcatttttttcttgattcattttcgaatttttcttagttgaaattcaaaaaaattttaaaattaaatttaaaaaatcatttctaTCGAAATTATAATCGTTACCGTTGCTTATAATACGAAtacttttctttataaatattca harbors:
- the LOC117785965 gene encoding stress response protein nst1 isoform X1, with translation MFAGIRKRLARKQNEKDCDEDDKDDVHDIMPPPNYIQISQGKIQLVHQPRSLEHEEHRVSGQRSPAALTLERGDKDLLEKRMIEVEGALLRLQEQFHKSQCGSPTFEKELREQIENMNRIMKSKERKQLQTCRDHKALQTRFARQESLLHSMQQENRALLTRIRQYEHCLDDVMRKVVDAIVAEDNLREEVSMLKSRVRDLEAQNAALSASPVKGRDEGYCTMSSGQPQPSNGHLEDLPEEPEQWLLPAEPCSTEMEDWSMSQEELAVITFDDERDHQQQLQQQQQQLQLQLQRRKREHDWLWPSSDFINSTTVETDSLTDGIAQLLQQKIVYSEDEEVACTDFTNDFYKLVNIRSNSSRSLFSYLEGETDDEDEDEDEDEDEEDEDGQDSSMSESQTKARLSPTPSEAGRAQLTSCSSSESEEHSVTHPPQLQPQHPEQEQEKEEGEEEEHDYAVIDECRRRVSDIEIEDVPLIQAASAPINEQQCIAQIIKTELRRPPHVLVKSKSVLEDQEPSCILRHNQRRELESSVVRSDSISCSLMAKMAKETPPTPAAVSKLKERLLQRHAPPAPAPATSWRRSNGWKRVTSPVTVPVTVPVTVPVTVQVTQLVSPKKETKPKSKSTTKSELPKSCHKAPPTRIPTCIHTSTSSTSSSSASSSSSPSSPSPQTQTPQKLPTQRKSKIPPPVPVRRSYAS
- the LOC117785965 gene encoding histone-lysine N-methyltransferase SETD1B isoform X2, which encodes MSQCGSPTFEKELREQIENMNRIMKSKERKQLQTCRDHKALQTRFARQESLLHSMQQENRALLTRIRQYEHCLDDVMRKVVDAIVAEDNLREEVSMLKSRVRDLEAQNAALSASPVKGRDEGYCTMSSGQPQPSNGHLEDLPEEPEQWLLPAEPCSTEMEDWSMSQEELAVITFDDERDHQQQLQQQQQQLQLQLQRRKREHDWLWPSSDFINSTTVETDSLTDGIAQLLQQKIVYSEDEEVACTDFTNDFYKLVNIRSNSSRSLFSYLEGETDDEDEDEDEDEDEEDEDGQDSSMSESQTKARLSPTPSEAGRAQLTSCSSSESEEHSVTHPPQLQPQHPEQEQEKEEGEEEEHDYAVIDECRRRVSDIEIEDVPLIQAASAPINEQQCIAQIIKTELRRPPHVLVKSKSVLEDQEPSCILRHNQRRELESSVVRSDSISCSLMAKMAKETPPTPAAVSKLKERLLQRHAPPAPAPATSWRRSNGWKRVTSPVTVPVTVPVTVPVTVQVTQLVSPKKETKPKSKSTTKSELPKSCHKAPPTRIPTCIHTSTSSTSSSSASSSSSPSSPSPQTQTPQKLPTQRKSKIPPPVPVRRSYAS